CGGCCGAGCGGAGCTGGCGCGCGCCGGGCTACCCGGTGCTGCCGGCCCTGTACGTGCTGGCCGCCGTGGCGATCTGCGTGGACCTGCTGATCGTGAAGCCCCGCTACTCGTGGCCGGGGTTGATCATCGTGGGGCTGGGGGTGCCGGTGTTCTGGCTCTGGGGCAGGCTGTCCCCGCTCCCGGGCGCCGCCTCCGCGCCGCCCGACGACCAGGGCATCTGACCGTCCTGGTAGAGGACGGTGATGCTGATGCGGCGGTTGCCGACGTCGGTGGGATCCTCGGGGTGGCGCAGCCGCGTGTCGGCGTAGCCGCTCACCTCGGCCACCTGGGTCTCGGCGAGGCCGTGGGCGATCATGTAGCGGCGGGCGCAGTTGGCGCGCTCGGTCGACAGCTCCCAGTTGCCGTAGCCGGTGCCGGCGGGGTAGGGGCGGCTGTCGGTGTGCCCCTCGATCACGAGCCGGTTCGGCAGCTTGCTGAGCTGCCGCGCCAGGACCTGGAGCACCTCCTCGGCGGCCGCGCTGAGGTTGGCGCTGCCCACGTCGAAGAACAGCGAGTTCGACATCTCGACCATCTGGATGTTGAGCCCCGAATCGGTCATCTTGATCTCGACCTGCTTCATGATCTGCTCGAAGTGCTCCATGCCGGACAGCTGCTCGCGCAGCTCGGTGGCCGCCTCCTCCAGCAGGCGCTTCGCCTCCGCCTGCATCCCCTCCATGATCCCCTGGCCCGACTCGGGCAGGATCGACTGGCCGCCGAGCGGCCCGCCGGCGCCCGAGGCGCTGAAGGCGCCCGGGTCGCGGAAGTAGCCGGCCACGGCCTCCTTCACGGCCTGATCCTGGTTGACGATCCACAGCACGATGAACAGCGACATCATCGAGGTGATGAAGTCGGCGTACGCCACCTTCCAGGCGCCCCCGTGGTGGCCTTGCCCGACGACCTTCTTGATGACGATGATGGGCTGCAGCGGCTGGTCGCCGCCCTTGCCCTTCTGCTCCGCCAT
This genomic window from bacterium contains:
- a CDS encoding OmpA family protein, which gives rise to MAEQKGKGGDQPLQPIIVIKKVVGQGHHGGAWKVAYADFITSMMSLFIVLWIVNQDQAVKEAVAGYFRDPGAFSASGAGGPLGGQSILPESGQGIMEGMQAEAKRLLEEAATELREQLSGMEHFEQIMKQVEIKMTDSGLNIQMVEMSNSLFFDVGSANLSAAAEEVLQVLARQLSKLPNRLVIEGHTDSRPYPAGTGYGNWELSTERANCARRYMIAHGLAETQVAEVSGYADTRLRHPEDPTDVGNRRISITVLYQDGQMPWSSGGAEAAPGSGDSLPQSQNTGTPSPTMINPGHE